The region CAAGCTGCATGTGCAGCATGAAGTGCGTGACATCGTCCGCAACGCCGACAACACCTGGACCGTGGTCGTCGCTGACCTGGCCAACAAGGGTGTAGAGCGTAGCGTCAAAGCCAAGTTCGTCTTTATCGGTGCCGGTGGTGGCGCCCTGAAGTTGCTGCAGAAGTCCGCTATTCCGGAAGCTGACGGTTATGCAGGCTTCCCGGTAGGTGGTCAGTTCCTGATGACCGATAATCAGGCTATCGTTGCTCGTCACAAAGCCAAGCTGTACGGCAAGGCTTCGGTGGGTGCACCGCCGATGTCCGTTCCACACCTGGACACGCGGGTTATCGACGGCAAGGAAGTGTTGCTGTTCGGCCCGTTCGCGACCTTCTCGACCAAGTTCCTCAAGAACGGTTCGTTGCTCGATATGTTTGCTGCGCTGACTACGCACAACATCATGCCGATGACTCACGCCGGTATCGACAACATTGACCTGAGCACTTACCTGATGGGACAGCTGATGCTCAGCTTCGATGACCGTATGGAGGCGCTGCGCGAGTACTTCCCGAACGCCAAGAACGAAGACTGGAAGTTGCTGCAAGCTGGCCAGCGCGTCCAGGTCATCAAGAAAGACCCTGTGCACGGCGGTGTCCTGCAATTCGGTACCGAAGTGGTTGCCGCCCAGGATGGCACTATCGCAGCCTTGCTTGGCGCATCGCCTGGCGCCTCGACTGCTGCGCCGATCATGCTCAGCGTGCTGGAGAAGACCTTCAAGGATCGAATCAAGAACCCTGAGTGGCAGGCCAAACTGAAGGAGATCGTTCCGACCTATGGCCAGAAGCTCAACAATAATCTTGAGTTGACCAACAAGACCCGTGAATGGAGCAGCTCGCGCCTGCAGTTGCTGTACGTTCCGGTGCTGCCTGAAGAAACTGCTGCCGTTCAGGCTGAGCCTGCGCTGTAACGTTTGCATCGGTAGAAAAAACAGCCCCCTATTCAGGGGGCTGTTTCGTTTCGGCGCTGGGTTTGTTCAGCCTGAGATCAATGACGCTTTTTACGATGGTCATTGGCCAGGTTGTTGCCCAGGGCGCCGCCAGCCGCACCACCGAGGCCTGCGCCGATTGCCGAACCGGTGCTGCCGCCCAGCTTGCCGCCTACCAGCGAGCCGCCAGCAGAACCCAGGCCGCCACCAATGGCCGCCTTGGTCTTGTTGCCACTTTTTGCGCCCATGGCGCTGCCTGCGGCGCCACCGACACCGGCACCGATCGCGGCGCCTGTGCTGCCACCCAGTTGCTGGCCAACCACGTTGCCCAGAACACCGCCCAGGCCGCCACCTACGGCAGTCTGGCCATCGCCAGCCATGGCGCCTTGAGTGCACAGCAGGCCAAGTGTCAGGGCGGCAAGAGTCTTACGCATGTGTTTCAACCTCTAAGTTCGAAAGGCGCGCATTCTGCTGGGCGCGGCAGCAGGGTGCAATGCTGGCCAGGGTGGTTTGTTGCAATCGGGACACAAAAAAGCCCGCGCAAGGCGGGCTCGTTGTAGTGCGCTATGGCTTCAAAGATCTTTTACGGTACGAACCTGATCTTTGTTGATGCGCGTACGCTTGCCATCAAGTTGTTCGAATTCATAGAAGCCCGACTCATCGTCATATTGCGGTGTGTCGACTGCCTGGATCTCGCGACCGTCGTTCAGGGTGATGACCGTTGGCGAAGCGCAACCTGCCAGAGTACCTAGGCCGAGGGCGAGCAGAAATGCAGGAAGGGTCCGTTGAATCATTGTGTTTCTCCAGTAAAGGATGGTGCGTAATGTTCTTGAGACGCATGGTGCCGACGCAAGTTCCTTGCTGATTGCAGCATAGTCATTGCGCAGGACTTTTGATTCACGGCAATCGAGTGTCGAGGGCGGGCGCGAGCCGGGCAGGGCTGTGATATAACACCGCCATTCTCTCTATCAATGGATCAAGGCCCCATGAAAGCCAAGGCTGATGTACCTTTCGTGCCACTGAACATTGCAGTGTTGACGGTCAGTGACACCCGTACCCTGGAAACCGACACTTCCGGGCAGGTGTTTGTCGATCGCCTGACCGAAGCCGGCCATGGCCTGGCGGCGCGCGTACTGCTCAAAGACGATTTGTACAAGATCCGTGCGCAGGTCGCGAGCTGGATCGCCGATGAGCAGGTGCAGGTGGTGCTGATCACCGGCGGCACTGGTTTTACCGGCCGCGACAGTACGCCGGAAGCGGTTGCCTGCTTACTGGACAAGCAAGTCGATGGCTTTGGTGAGTTGTTCCGGCATATTTCCCTGGCAGATATCGGCACATCAACCGTTCAGTCTCGCGCCTTGGCCGGGTTGGCCAACGGTACGCTGGTCTGTTGCTTGCCGGGCTCCACCAATGCCGTGCGCACTGGTTGGGACGGCATCCTTGCCGAGCAGCTCGATGCTCGCCACCGCCCTTGCAATTTCGTGCCTCATCTCAAGCAGGCCGCGCCCTGCGCCAGTCGTGGTTGAGGTGCCTGTGAACAAGCCACTGATGCCGGTCGAAGATGCTTTGGCACGCTTGCTGGCACTGGCGCAAGCCGCCCCTATTGTCGAAACCGAAGTGCTTGCGCTGGCGCAGGCCGAGGGACGCGTGCTCGCCAACGAATTGGTTGCGACCCTGGATCTGCCGCCTTGGCCAAACAGTGCCATGGACGGTTACGCGCTGCGCCTGGCCGATTGGCAGGGAGAACCGTTGCCTGTCAGTCAGCGGATCTTCGCAGGTCACGCTCCAGAGCCGTTGCAGCCAGGAACCTGCGCACGGATTTTCACCGGCGCACCGGTGCCGCCTGGGGCTGACTGCGTCGAGATGCAGGAAAACGCCGAGGTCCTGGAGGATCAACGGGTGCGATTCACGGCATCGCTGCGCGAGGGCCAGAATATTCGTCCGCAAGGGCAGGAAACCCGTGCCGGAGAGTCGGTGCTGGCAGCGGGTACGCGCCTGGGACCGATTGAGCTTGGCTTGGCGGCAACGCTTGGCTATGCCACTGTCAATGTGGTGCGCAAGATCAAGGTTGCCGTGCTGTCCACAGGAGATGAGCTGGTCGAGCCGGGTTTGCCGTTGGGGCCAGGACAGATCTACAACAGCAACCGACGCCTGCTGGTCAGTTGGCTGCAGCGCCTGGGTTGCGAAGTGACCGATGCTGGGATTCTTGCCGATGACCTGCAAAAGACCCGTGACTGCCTGGCCGGGTTGAGCGAAGTCGATTTGATACTTTCCACCGGCGGTGTCTCGGTGGGAGAGGCGGACTACCTGGGCCTGGCCTTGCGTGAGGCAGGCGAACTGGCACTGTGGAAGTTGGCGATCAAGCCCGGCAAGCCGCTGACCTTCGGCCACTACAAAGGTGTACCGGTCATTGGTTTGCCTGGCAATCCGGCCTCGACGCTGGTGACTTTTGGCCTGCTGACTCGACCCTACCTGTTGCGCCGCCAGGGCGTGCAGGACGTGACGCCGTTACAGTTCGCGGTGCTCGCAGGTTTCGACTGGCCCACGGCTGGCTCGCGTCGCGAATACCTGCGCGCGCGACTGGATCAGGGTCAAGCGCTGATCTACAGGAACCAGAGCTCTGGCGTACTACGCAGCGCCGCTTGGGCCGAGGGCCTTGTCGAAGTTCGCGAAGGCACTGCACCTGCCAAGGGTGACACCGTTCAGTTCATTCCCCTGAGTGAGTTGCTCGGCTGAGTGCGCTGGCTTGAGAAAACACGGGTGCCCGCTGACTCAGGCGGGCATGCACGTTTTCCAACTGGGCGGCGGCAATGCTCCAATCGTGACGGTCGTTGACGAACTGGCGGGCCGCCTCGGAAAGTTGGCGCATGCGCCAGGGCTGGTTGAGCAGTTGGGTAATGATCAAGGCCAGTTGATCACTGTCGTCGCTGCCTAGATAGTGCTCGCCCTGAGTCACTTGTAGCCCGGAAACCCCTTTGGCGGTGGTGACCACTGGCAGGCCTGCGGCCATGGCCTCGAGTACCTTGATTTTCGAGCCGCCGCCATAGCGCAGGGGGGCGAAGAAGATCGCCGAATGGCGTTGCAGTTCGCGTAAGTCAGGCAAGTAGCCAATCCACTCGATACGCGGATCGTTCCAGCGCGATTTCCAGCTGTCGGGCAAGGCATGTCCTACTATGGCCAGGCGCACGGCAGGATTGCTTTGCCACACTTGCGGGAGGATGTCTTCAAGCGCCCATTCCACGGCTTCGAGGCTGGCGCTGTATTCAAAGTTACCGACAAACAAAAGTCGCTGGCTGTGATGAGACGGGTAGATATCCTGGTAATGCGCGCAATCGACGCCATTGATCACCAGAGACGCGGGGTAGCCGGTCAGGCGACTGATATGTTCGACATCCCTGGGGCTGACGGCGACGACCTCATGCGCCTGGCTCAATACGCGACTTTCCCAGCGCCGGTAGCGCCAGCGGTCGAAGGCGTTGAATGGTCGCAACCATAAAGGCAGGCGGTCATGACAGGCCGCACCAGATACCGATTCGATGGTGTGTTCGCTGAGTAGAAAGGGCAGTTGCCGAGCTTGCAGTGCTTTTTCAAATGGCTGGAAGCTGTAGCTGTGCTCAATGTGGATCACATCCCAGTGTTCTTCCAGCAGTTGCTCGAAACGATGCCGAAGGTGCGGCGCCAGGCCATTCACACTGGCGCGCACGGGATAGCCGGCATAGACCGCAGCCAACAGGTTCAATGGGCTGTGCAATGGCCGCCTGGGCAATACGATCAGGCGTTCGAGCAGTGGCTCGAGCGCCTGACGTGCTGCCTCGCTGGGCGGGATCTTGGACTGCACCAGTAAGGTGATCTGGTGGCCCCGCTGCGCGAGACTGCGCAGCAGGTGGTATTGCCGGGTTTTGCCACCGCTGGTGGTAGGCCAGGGCAGATAAGGCAGTGTCCAAAGTACGCGCATGACCCCTTTCCTCTATACCCGGGCGGGTGACGGCATGCAGATAGGAATGGACGCGCCTTGGGTGTCAGTTGCTGGCAGACTCCGGGGCGCGTCCATAGATATCAGTAAAGCGCACGATGTCGTCTTCGCCCATATATTCGCCACTCTGCACTTCGATCATGACCAGATCGATCACGCCAGGGTTGGTCAGGCGGTGAACTCGGCCGGGTTTGATGAACGTCGACTCGTTGGTGTCGAGGAGGAACTCGTCCTCACCATTGGTCACGCAAGCCATGCCGCTGACCACGATCCAGTGTTCGCTGCGATGGTGGTGCATCTGCAATGACAGCGACTCTTGGGGGCGCACCACGATACGCTTGATCTTGAAGCGCGGGCCTTCTTCCAGCACGGTATACATGCCCCACGGGCGATTCACCGTGCGATGCAGGCGATACGCATCATGACCTTGGTGCTTGAGCTGCTGGGCGATCACTTTGACTTCCTGGCTGCGTGAGGCGTCGGCGATCAGCAGGGCATCAGGTGTATCGATGACAATCAGATTGTCCAGGCCGACGGCACCGACCAGTCGGCGTGGCGAGTCGATGTAGCAGTTGGTCACATCATGCAGCACGGTTTCGCCGTTGCAGTGATTGCCGTTGTGATCGGCTTCCTTGAGCCCGCGCACCGCCTCCCAGCAACCGATGTCGCTCCAGCCAAGGTCGGCAGGCAGCACGGCAACCTGGCTCGAGGTTTCCATGACTGCATAGTCGATGGAAATGTCCGGTACTTTTTCGAAAGATTGCGGGTCAAGTTCCAGCTGCAATTCGTTTTTGCCCTGTTTGCGCGGGCTTTGTTGCAGGCACTGGTGGACGCTGGCGAGCAGGTCGGGAACGTGGCGGTCAAGTTCGGCCAGAATCGCGTCCACGCGCATGCAGAACATGCCCGCGTTCCACAGGTGCTGGCCGCCATCCAGGTAGCCTTGGGCGGTGACCGCATCAGGCTTCTCGACAAAGCATTCGACTTTGTAGCCTTGGCCATTCAAGGCCTGGCCTTTCTCGATGTAGCCAAAGCCGGTTTCGGCGTGACCTGGCACCAGGCCGAATGTGGTCAGCCAGCCTTCGCGAGCCAGGTTGCGGGCTTCGGCGACAGCGCGTTCAAACGCTGGGAGATCACCGATCAAGTGGTCAGCCGGCAGTATCAGCAGTTGGGCGCTGTCACCGTACAGTTCGGCGCAATGCAGGGCTGCAGCGGCAATCGCAGGGGCGGTGTTGCGGCCGAAGGGCTCGAGGATGAAGTCCAGTGCGATGCCGTTATGGTTCAGCTGGCGGTATTCATCCTGGGTGCGGAAATAGACTTCCCGGTTGGTCACGGTCAAAACCCGTTCGACATCCGGCAGGGCGCTGGCGCGAGCGAAGGTCTTTTGCAGCAGGCTCTGGCCGTCGGGCAAGCGCATAAAGGGCTTGGGCATGGTTTCGCGGGAAACAGGCCAAAGTCGAGTGCCGGCGCCGCCGGCGATGATGCAAGGGATTAGAACGCTCATTTCACAGCCTTGTGTCAGAGCACTGAGACTACAGTGCATTAAAGGGAATCCGGACCTGGCAGGCGCTCACTTAAATTGTCAATAAAATGACTTTTAGTATCGGCATCTTCCGTGAAGGCCAAATATTTGTCGAATGATGCACCCAGGCGCGCGCTGTTTCAATGATATTTGTGTGAATGCTCGGCAAATATCTCGGAAAAAGCGCGATGAAATTGCAGTAAACAGGTTGGCTATAAGGTCCAGATAGTGGGTTTTCTTTCGTGGGGATTAGGCGAAATGGCGCAAAAAAAGGCGTTATTGATTTTGCATGGCAAACAGGCAACGAACGAGCAGGTGCGCGCTGCCGTCAGCGTGATGCGCGAGCGCGGTTGGCCGCTGGATGTGCGTTTGACGTGGGAAGCCGGTGATGCCGCCCGCTGGGTCGAGGAGGCGCTGGCCGCGGGCTACAGTCATATCGTGGCCGGCGGTGGCGATGGTACGCTACGCGATGTCGCCGAAGCCATGGCGCGGGCCCAGGGAAAGGCTGGTCTTGTGCTATTGCCATTGGGAACGGCCAATGATTTTGCCCGTGCCGCGGGAATACCGTTGGAACCCGAGGCGGCGTTAGCGCTGCTGGATGCCCCGGCGCAGGCGATTGACCTTGGCCAGGTAGGGCAGCAGATATTTCTCAACATGGCCACCGGCGGCTTTGGTAGTCAGGTAACCGCCAATACCTCCGAAGACCTGAAAAAGGTGCTAGGTGCGGCAGCCTACCTGTTTACCGGCTTGTCGCGCTTCAGTGAGCTCAGTGCCGCTTCGGTGGAGCTGCATGGGCCGGACTTTCAATGGCAGGGCGAGTTGTTGGCGCTGGGTATCGGCAATGGTCGTCAAGCCGGTGGTGGGCATGTGCTGTGTCCGCAGGCGCAGGTTGACGACGGGCTGCTGGATATCAGCATTTTGCCCGCGCCGCAGGAAATGGTAGGTACGTTGCGCAGTCTGCTCAGCGATGGGCTGGGATTGGATAACCTGTTCGTGCGCGCGCGCTTGCCGTGGGTTGAAATAAAGAGTTCGCAAGGCCTGGATATCAATCTCGATGGCGAGCCGCTCCAGGGAGACAGCTTGCGTTTTGAAGCGCTGGCAGGCGCGTTGCGGGTGCACTTGCCGCCTGACTCGCCATTACTCAGTCATCAAGGCTGATGATTCGTTCGCGCACCGCAAATAGAACCAGGCCGGCAACGTCATAGATATGCAGGCGTTTCATGATCTGCGAGCGATGGGTTTCCACGGTCTTGATGCTCAAGCCCAGCCCGTGGGCAATTTCCCGGGTTGATTTGCCGCGCACAATCAAGCGCAAAATTTCCAATTGACGGGCCGTGAGGTTGTGATTTTCCGACATCTGCGGCTTGGGTTTGTGCGTGCGTGACAAGGCCCGATTGATCACCGTATGGGCAATCGCCGGGCTCAAGTAGCGCTCATTGTTACGCAGCGCTGCCAGGGCTTGTTCGAGTTCGGTGGCGGTGGTGTCTTTGAGTAGATAGCCGTGGGCGCCGCTTTCCAGGGCCTGCATGATCAGTTCGGGGTCTGTGTGCATCGACAGAATCAGGACCTTGCTGCGGCAGCCATTGGCGCGCAGTTGGGTCAAGGCATCGAGGCCATTGGTGGTGCGCATGGAAATATCCAGCAGGATGATGTCTGGGTCCAGGTGCAGTACCAACTCAGCCACCTGGTTGCCATCATTGCCTTCGCCCACCACCGTATAACCAGGGAGATAAGACACCAAGGCGCGAACGCCTGCACGGATCAGCGAGTGGTCATCTATCAGCAACAACTTACAGGTCATGGGGCACTACTTGTGTCGGCGCGTTCGAGGGTGCGGGGCGGCCAGGGGAACAGGGCGTCGATGCGGGTACCTTTACCGGGCTGGCTGCTGACAGTCAGCGTGCCGTCAAGAAGCGCCGCGCGTTCGTACATGCCGGCCATGCCGCGCTGCCCTTCATCTGCGGGGTTGCTGGCTGGCAGAAAGCCGTGCCCGTCGTCACGGATCGACAGCGCAAGGCCCGCCGGCTGGCGTTCGATGCAAATGATCAGATTGCGTGCGTCAGCATGGCGAAGAATATTGGTGACGGCTTCCTGGGTGATTCGGAAGGCGGCAATGGCTATCTCTTCGGGAATGCCGCCAAGACGCTGGCGGCACTCCAGGCTCCAATGCAGGTTGGTGTTTTCCAGGGTGCGTACCAGGTGTGCGCGCAAGCTGGCCTCCAGCCCAAGGCTGGACAACTGGCGAGGATTGAGGGTGGCGCAGACGTCGCGAACGTTATCCAGGGTGTCATCCAGGGTGCTGCGCAAGGTGCTGCAGTGCTCCTGCAGCGCGCCGGGTGCGAGGCGCTGCAGCAAGTCGGCCTGAAGCTTGGCGGCGGTCAGCAGTTGGCCGATATCATCATGCAGCTCTCGGCTTAGGCGCTGGCGCTCACTCTCCTGAACTTTGAGCAGGCGGTCAGCAAGTTCGGCAGGGCGCATGGCAATTGAACGTGCCCAGTGCTGAAGGTGCCAACCGATGCTCAGCATGGCAGCAAGGTGCAGCAGGATAACGCCAAGCGGGATTGGTAGCGCGTAAATATACAGGACCAGGTTGGCGGTGATCGAGGTGAGGCACAAGACAGTGGTGAGTCCGCGCAGAAGGGCGGCTCCGGGGGGCCAGAACTTGGATCTATTTAGGCTTGAGAGCATAGAAAAATGAAGCCATTGAAATATCGCGGTAGAAAGCCGTGCAAGTAGCAAGCTAGAGACGTTTTGGTCGTGCCTTCAATATCTTTGTATGTCGGCGCCAAACGGCCTGGATAAATACTTGCGCCAAGTGACTTAGTCATCTAAGGCGTGTCCGACCAGGGGTGTCTGGTCGTCTTTGGCGCGCATGGTATCACTTCAAGTGTAAATGGTCGCGAACTCTCGGGACTGTCACAATCGTCAGGTTTTACGGGCTGATACCCGGATTTATCAGGGGCGCGAGCCTAGCATTTGGCCACTACTTTATTAGCCGCAAATTTTGCCCCGTAGAACTAAAGTCATACTTGTCAAAGTGGCGGCGGCAATGGGGCGGTCTGTGCGTAAAGTTCAAAGCTAATATGCTCTCCGGGCGCGTCGACTGG is a window of Pseudomonas sp. DG56-2 DNA encoding:
- a CDS encoding sensor histidine kinase, which gives rise to MLSSLNRSKFWPPGAALLRGLTTVLCLTSITANLVLYIYALPIPLGVILLHLAAMLSIGWHLQHWARSIAMRPAELADRLLKVQESERQRLSRELHDDIGQLLTAAKLQADLLQRLAPGALQEHCSTLRSTLDDTLDNVRDVCATLNPRQLSSLGLEASLRAHLVRTLENTNLHWSLECRQRLGGIPEEIAIAAFRITQEAVTNILRHADARNLIICIERQPAGLALSIRDDGHGFLPASNPADEGQRGMAGMYERAALLDGTLTVSSQPGKGTRIDALFPWPPRTLERADTSSAP
- the mqo gene encoding malate dehydrogenase (quinone) — protein: MKKILLALLCLSVIGCSKPSEPEKTVDVLLIGGGIMSASLGTYLNELEPTWSIDIYERLDKVAEESSNAWNNAGTGHSAFCELNYTSEGADGKIDISKAVGVNEQFEISKQFWAYQVEQNVLSNPKSFINNVPHMSFVWGDKNVEFLKKRHEALQHSSLFRGMEYSEDHAQIQKWVPIVMEGRAADQKIAATRMPIGTDVNFGEITRQLIASLTKHDNVKLHVQHEVRDIVRNADNTWTVVVADLANKGVERSVKAKFVFIGAGGGALKLLQKSAIPEADGYAGFPVGGQFLMTDNQAIVARHKAKLYGKASVGAPPMSVPHLDTRVIDGKEVLLFGPFATFSTKFLKNGSLLDMFAALTTHNIMPMTHAGIDNIDLSTYLMGQLMLSFDDRMEALREYFPNAKNEDWKLLQAGQRVQVIKKDPVHGGVLQFGTEVVAAQDGTIAALLGASPGASTAAPIMLSVLEKTFKDRIKNPEWQAKLKEIVPTYGQKLNNNLELTNKTREWSSSRLQLLYVPVLPEETAAVQAEPAL
- a CDS encoding glycosyltransferase family 4 protein; translation: MRVLWTLPYLPWPTTSGGKTRQYHLLRSLAQRGHQITLLVQSKIPPSEAARQALEPLLERLIVLPRRPLHSPLNLLAAVYAGYPVRASVNGLAPHLRHRFEQLLEEHWDVIHIEHSYSFQPFEKALQARQLPFLLSEHTIESVSGAACHDRLPLWLRPFNAFDRWRYRRWESRVLSQAHEVVAVSPRDVEHISRLTGYPASLVINGVDCAHYQDIYPSHHSQRLLFVGNFEYSASLEAVEWALEDILPQVWQSNPAVRLAIVGHALPDSWKSRWNDPRIEWIGYLPDLRELQRHSAIFFAPLRYGGGSKIKVLEAMAAGLPVVTTAKGVSGLQVTQGEHYLGSDDSDQLALIITQLLNQPWRMRQLSEAARQFVNDRHDWSIAAAQLENVHARLSQRAPVFSQASALSRATHSGE
- the moaB gene encoding molybdenum cofactor biosynthesis protein B, with protein sequence MKAKADVPFVPLNIAVLTVSDTRTLETDTSGQVFVDRLTEAGHGLAARVLLKDDLYKIRAQVASWIADEQVQVVLITGGTGFTGRDSTPEAVACLLDKQVDGFGELFRHISLADIGTSTVQSRALAGLANGTLVCCLPGSTNAVRTGWDGILAEQLDARHRPCNFVPHLKQAAPCASRG
- the yegS gene encoding lipid kinase YegS, with protein sequence MAQKKALLILHGKQATNEQVRAAVSVMRERGWPLDVRLTWEAGDAARWVEEALAAGYSHIVAGGGDGTLRDVAEAMARAQGKAGLVLLPLGTANDFARAAGIPLEPEAALALLDAPAQAIDLGQVGQQIFLNMATGGFGSQVTANTSEDLKKVLGAAAYLFTGLSRFSELSAASVELHGPDFQWQGELLALGIGNGRQAGGGHVLCPQAQVDDGLLDISILPAPQEMVGTLRSLLSDGLGLDNLFVRARLPWVEIKSSQGLDINLDGEPLQGDSLRFEALAGALRVHLPPDSPLLSHQG
- a CDS encoding mannose-1-phosphate guanylyltransferase/mannose-6-phosphate isomerase; translated protein: MSVLIPCIIAGGAGTRLWPVSRETMPKPFMRLPDGQSLLQKTFARASALPDVERVLTVTNREVYFRTQDEYRQLNHNGIALDFILEPFGRNTAPAIAAAALHCAELYGDSAQLLILPADHLIGDLPAFERAVAEARNLAREGWLTTFGLVPGHAETGFGYIEKGQALNGQGYKVECFVEKPDAVTAQGYLDGGQHLWNAGMFCMRVDAILAELDRHVPDLLASVHQCLQQSPRKQGKNELQLELDPQSFEKVPDISIDYAVMETSSQVAVLPADLGWSDIGCWEAVRGLKEADHNGNHCNGETVLHDVTNCYIDSPRRLVGAVGLDNLIVIDTPDALLIADASRSQEVKVIAQQLKHQGHDAYRLHRTVNRPWGMYTVLEEGPRFKIKRIVVRPQESLSLQMHHHRSEHWIVVSGMACVTNGEDEFLLDTNESTFIKPGRVHRLTNPGVIDLVMIEVQSGEYMGEDDIVRFTDIYGRAPESASN
- a CDS encoding glycine zipper domain-containing protein; its protein translation is MRKTLAALTLGLLCTQGAMAGDGQTAVGGGLGGVLGNVVGQQLGGSTGAAIGAGVGGAAGSAMGAKSGNKTKAAIGGGLGSAGGSLVGGKLGGSTGSAIGAGLGGAAGGALGNNLANDHRKKRH
- the glp gene encoding gephyrin-like molybdotransferase Glp, whose protein sequence is MPVEDALARLLALAQAAPIVETEVLALAQAEGRVLANELVATLDLPPWPNSAMDGYALRLADWQGEPLPVSQRIFAGHAPEPLQPGTCARIFTGAPVPPGADCVEMQENAEVLEDQRVRFTASLREGQNIRPQGQETRAGESVLAAGTRLGPIELGLAATLGYATVNVVRKIKVAVLSTGDELVEPGLPLGPGQIYNSNRRLLVSWLQRLGCEVTDAGILADDLQKTRDCLAGLSEVDLILSTGGVSVGEADYLGLALREAGELALWKLAIKPGKPLTFGHYKGVPVIGLPGNPASTLVTFGLLTRPYLLRRQGVQDVTPLQFAVLAGFDWPTAGSRREYLRARLDQGQALIYRNQSSGVLRSAAWAEGLVEVREGTAPAKGDTVQFIPLSELLG
- a CDS encoding YgdI/YgdR family lipoprotein, giving the protein MIQRTLPAFLLALGLGTLAGCASPTVITLNDGREIQAVDTPQYDDESGFYEFEQLDGKRTRINKDQVRTVKDL
- a CDS encoding response regulator transcription factor; translated protein: MTCKLLLIDDHSLIRAGVRALVSYLPGYTVVGEGNDGNQVAELVLHLDPDIILLDISMRTTNGLDALTQLRANGCRSKVLILSMHTDPELIMQALESGAHGYLLKDTTATELEQALAALRNNERYLSPAIAHTVINRALSRTHKPKPQMSENHNLTARQLEILRLIVRGKSTREIAHGLGLSIKTVETHRSQIMKRLHIYDVAGLVLFAVRERIISLDD